The Polyodon spathula isolate WHYD16114869_AA chromosome 3, ASM1765450v1, whole genome shotgun sequence genome has a segment encoding these proteins:
- the LOC121312947 gene encoding fidgetin-like protein 1, giving the protein MSSVHLSEWQKRSFDITSGTCTPEQKADAYRAHILDIQYAWANSDLSNACTGSLFRKYTEKYSAIIDSDSAETGLNNYADSVLHLARCQRNDSDKWESSLTTESVLKLKCVQGMIEAGTKSSNALVAPADMNVVVGDEVCNNAGDDHPKFAGSSSTNRPSKKTSAVPLVTRTGIANMSSLFNDGPLNAGVAAASVFGNLEMPGASSAKPTIGPPLAVSHCGAGSSNLYAANLPSLFSYSNSTKRNAFYGIASEDDIDSFQTDGQRPQEYPAPSDTRSYCGNGRRAEESSLTSFKTAKEQMLVEQQKKYGNQPQRTPAMSSYGGAKKSLGASRSRGAFGKFVPPVAKQDEDEYGRTRASGGPSSEPKLPVDERLKNFEPKIIELIMSEIMDHGSPVSWDDIAGLEFVKATIKEIVVWPMLRPDLFTGLRGPPKGILLFGPPGTGKTLIGKCIACQSGATFFSISASSLTSKWVGEGEKMVRALFAIARCHQPAVIFIDEIDSLLSQRVDGEHDSSRRIKTEFLVQLDGATTSADDRILVVGATNRPQEIDEAARRRLAKRLYIPLPEALARKQIVVNLMSRENCRLGDEELELIIQHSEGFSGADMTQLCREAALGPIRSIQITDISTIASDQVRAIVYTDFKDALQTVRPTVSSKDLKLYEDWNKTFGCSR; this is encoded by the coding sequence ATGAGTTCAGTACACCTGAGTGAATGGCAAAAACGGTCCTTTGACATTACATCTGGCACCTGCACACCTGAACAGAAGGCTGATGCCTACCGCGCACATATTCTAGACATTCAGTATGCATGGGCGAACTCGGACCTCTCCAATGCCTGCACTGGGAGCTTGTTCAGGAAGTACACAGAGAAATACTCTGCCATTATTGACTCTGACAGTGCAGAGACCGGGTTGAATAACTACGCAGATAGCGTTTTGCATCTGGCCAGGTGTCAGAGGAATGACAGTGACAAATGGGAGTCGTCCCTTACAACAGAGAGCGTATTAAAGTTAAAATGCGTTCAAGGGATGATTGAAGCTGGTACAAAAAGCAGTAATGCTCTGGTGGCCCCGGCTGACATGAATGTAGTAGTCGGTGATGAAGTCTGTAATAATGCAGGTGATGATCATCCTAAATTTGCTGGCTCCTCTTCAACTAATAGGCCATCTAAAAAAACTAGTGCAGTACCATTAGTCACTCGCACTGGTATTGCCAATATGTCCTCCTTGTTTAATGACGGACCACTAAATGCTGGGGTTGCTGCAGCTTCAGTGTTTGGAAACCTGGAAATGCCTGGTGCGAGTTCGGCCAAACCAACAATAGGTCCCCCTCTAGCAGTGAGTCATTGTGGTGCAGGATCAAGTAATCTCTATGCTGCCAACCTGCCCTCCTTGTTCTCGTATTCTAACTCCACAAAAAGAAATGCTTTCTATGGCATCGCCAGTGAGGACGACATTGACTCATTTCAAACCGACGGGCAACGACCGCAAGAATATCCTGCCCCTTCTGACACAAGAAGCTACTGTGGGAATGGGAGACGAGCAGAGGAAAGTAGCCTCACCAGCTTTAAAACTGCCAAGGAGCAAATGCTTGTGGAACAGCAAAAAAAGTATGGCAACCAGCCTCAGCGGACACCCGCCATGTCATCCTACGGTGGGGCAAAAAAGTCCTTGGGAGCCAGCAGGTCTCGAGGTGCATTTGGAAAGTTTGTCCCACCTGTAGCAAAACAAGATGAGGACGAATATGGGAGGACAAGAGCCTCAGGAGGTCCTTCTTCTGAACCCAAGCTGCCCGTGGACGAGCGCTTGAAAAACTTTGAGCCCAAAATTATTGAGCTGATCATGAGTGAGATCATGGACCACGGCTCCCCCGTTAGCTGGGATGATATTGCTGGGCTAGAGTTTGTCAAGGCCACCATCAAGGAAATTGTGGTCTGGCCAATGTTGAGGCCAGACCTCTTCACAGGACTGAGAGGACCTCCTAAGGGGATCCTCCTTTTTGGACCCCCGGGTACTGGGAAGACACTAATCGGTAAGTGCATTGCGTGCCAGTCGGGGGCAACCTTCTTCAGCATCAGCGCCTCCTCTCTTACCTCCAAATGGGTAGGGGAGGGTGAGAAGATGGTGCGCGCTCTGTTCGCCATAGCGCGCTGCCACCAGCCTGCAGTGATCTTCATTGATGAGATTGACTCCCTCTTGTCTCAGAGGGTGGATGGGGAGCATGACTCCTCCCGCAGGATTAAGACAGAATTTCTGGTGCAGCTGGATGGGGCCACCACCTCTGCTGATGACCGGATTCTTGTTGTTGGGGCCACCAATCGGCCCCAAGAGATTGACGAGGCTGCACGCAGGAGGCTGGCCAAAAGGCTCTACATCCCCCTGCCTGAAGCTTTGGCAAGGAAGCAGATTGTTGTCAATCTGATGTCTCGGGAGAACTGTCGGCTTGGGGACGAGGAACTCGAGCTGATCATCCAGCATTCTGAGGGTTTCTCTGGGGCGGACATGACGCAGCTGTGCCGGGAGGCCGCCCTGGGCCCCATCCGTAGCATCCAGATCACTGACATCTCCACCATCGCTTCAGACCAAGTACGGGCCATTGTCTACACAGACTTTAAGGACGCCCTCCAGACCGTGCGCCCCACCGTGTCCTCCAAGGACTTGAAGCTGTACGAGGACTGGAACAAAACATTTGGCTGCAGCCGTTAA